The Festucalex cinctus isolate MCC-2025b chromosome 16, RoL_Fcin_1.0, whole genome shotgun sequence sequence aatattaattaatttatttatttatttatttatttatttatttatggtggcaaaaattttaagtttgagtgcagcatgtgcactgtgcagtaggatgatttatgttttttgtacaaaacaagaaaatgtttaagcatttaataataagataaaaaaaatagacacactataattatgtaagttccttttggaccaaacattttattttatatatatatatatatatatatatatatatatatatatatatatatatatatatatatatatatatgtatgtatatgtatgtatatgtatatgtatatgtatgtgtatgtatatgtatgtatgtatgtatatgtatgtatgtatgtatgtatatatatattaggggtgttaaaaaaaatcgattcggcaatatatcgcgatactacatcacgcaattgttgaatcgattcaataggcagccgaatcaattttttaacatccttttttgatggataaatattgaacaaaacgtctaactttcacaccttaggcatggaagaatgttatattaatggaacattaagccttaatattttttttcaatgctttacaacctgtttgtaaaATACATTGGATCACTAACTGAAGTTTCagttcaataaataatacattttcatacaaatcttacagtgtgcatttacaagtttactgaatggtattttctaaatttgagaaaaagtcgcaacaatcgacttgtaaattcatatcgggattaatcggtattgaatcgaatcgtgtgaTATGGATCaaatcgccaggtactaggcaattcacacccctaatatatatgtatgtatatatgtatgtatgtatgtatgtatgtatgtatgtatgtatacatatgtatgtatatgtatgtatgtagatatatatatatatatatatatatatatatatatatatatatatatatatatatatatatatatatatatatacattattctatatatatttataatatttatttttattgattgatttatttacgtTGGCAGAATCTTGAAGTTTGAATGcaacatgtgcactgtgcagtaggatgattgatcatttatttattcattaaacatattatttttataatgtgctaataatatttaataaatatttaataaataatacacaaaatatttaatatttattaaatttatataaattacacgaatgattattttttgggacaaaacaaGAGAATGTTTCAacgtaaaaacaataaaatcaaataaaaaatatgaagacaaataattaaacactatgattatgcaagtttcttttggatattaaattagttattttaaaataaaataaaaaaggtgtaAAATGTATAAGTTTAAACAACTTAAAAGTAGTTTGAAATCAGTagtattcattttttcccccgattatgctgattttgtaattgtggtgtgcaataattgaaattgtaattgaatttcgattcatTGCACAGCCTGAGTCCTTGCGCTGTTTTGCATTCTGGAATTATcatcatcaaatattttataaattgatGTCAGTCAATGTAATGAGGTATTTAGAgagattttgttattttattataattatattaattatttcccggttacctttttttttttttttttttttttaatcttttgtcgaatgtttgtgttgtgacatctcGATGCTACTTGTCTGTCTCATGTGTGCAGCAATTACCGAGACAAATTCCTCGTAAGGTGAAATTTATAATAATCTCTTACATGGCAATAAAACTCGATTGTGATTCTGATGAGCCCCGCCCGTTTTGGTGTGTTTGCAGTTGGAATCGTGGCCTGCGTTTATCCGCTCCAGGTTCAACTACACCGTCTACCCCATCCGCTTCCCCAGTGGGAATGCAGCAGAGTGGAAAAAACTCTTCAAACCTTGCGCCTCTCAGAGACTCTTTCTACCTGTGAGTAAGAAAATGAAAAGGACATTTTATCGGGGTgtaattcttgtttttttttttttttttgtgtcgcaGCTTATCCTAAAGGACGTCAACGCGTTAGTCTACGTGGACTCCGACATCCTCTTCCTGCAGCCCGTGGACCGCCTGTGGGATTTCCTGTCCCGCTTTGATTCAGCGCAGCTGGCCGCCATGGCGCCCGAGCACGAGGAACCGCGCATCGCTTGGTACAGTCGCTTCGCCCGCCACCCGTTTTACGGCAGGACCGGCGTCAACTCGGGTGTCATGCTTATGAATCTCACAAGGATGAGGAACGGATTTTTTAAGGTGAGGAAAAGAGGGGGACCGGACCGTTTGCTTGGTTGTTGTAATACAACTGATGGCCACAAGATGTCCCTCAAGTATTGTACTTGCTTgacaaagggatacttgactcattgagtcacTTTCAGCAGTAGAAAAGTccacattttgtctataattcatgtgtaacattatttttcatgcacaattaatacctttaaaaagtaatttttctacttgctgtcgactgatgatgacatcacctgtgctgaggaagtaggtaacaaccaatcgtggctcagtttactgaccaaacccagaaaacaggtgagccgtgattggcgtgacctacttcctcagcacaggtgatgtcatcatcagtcgacagcaagtagaataattactttttaaaggtatccattgtacataaaataataatgtcatCAAGTTAATTCTGTACAAAATattgaagggatacttgacccattgagacattttcagtagtaaaaagttaataaaaagcctgaaaaaatctaaaatgttgacagaatGATATGACCTCCGTGGAGCTCAGATGGGAGGAGCTACTGATGCCACTCCTCCAAAAATACAAACTCAACATCACCTGGGGAGACCAGGATCTTTTAAATATCATTTTCCACTACAATCCTGGTGAGTAGCACACGTCGTTCATACATGTATAAGCTTGAACTTTCCCCAaatgtccactagatggcaccacAACCACATTTTCTTTCATCCATGTGAAAACCAATCATCTGTCTGCATCCTTTTTGTGCTGGTTTGTCCAGAGCTGCTCCTGGAGTTCCCGTGCCAGTGGAATTACCGTCCGGATCACTGCATCTACGGCAGCAACTGCGCCTCCGCTGAGGACAACGGCGTCTATGTCCTGCACGGAAACCGAGGCGTGTACCACGACCGCAAGCAGCCCGCCTTCCGAGCGGTTTACGAGGCCATACGAAAGGTAAACTAACTGACAAACCAGTACCTGTTGTATGTGTTCACATATTGTTGCcattcagccaaaaaaaaaaaaacaatggcaaaTTGGAAACATTTATGAAGTTTCCGACGCCGTGACAGTATCCTGAATGCACCAtattgcttgcattagcaactagcaagtgtgtagcgtatgttattctgttctCCCCAAGTGTCCTTTTAAGTTGTTtcatgacaccgcagttggagttaactgtacaactaaacacacaacgcgaagaatgacatccactgtatatttaaatacaaaacctgcttcgtttttaaaatattactaGACTAGCGCTAACAGAAGGTTAGAaaacgctaacaggaagttagcatcgacttgggcagcgtttttccttcaaataaggaATATCCGCACACAAATGTTGTGGGAACACGTACCCACAGgtgagataacactacgcagaggcacaaattctttccaatgtgtgaaaaacgagttatttgAACAGAATTCAATCGcagctttcttctgtactcacgtTAAGTGTGTCCGCCATGGATGCagggcaccacactgccctcaAGAGGCCGAAACGCACAGGAACACTTAGTATTTGTTATTActgttttttcagttgctattatttttttgtttatgcgaTTCTTATTTCACTTCCTCATAAggtccctttaaaaaaattaatggccCACCCCAGGATTCGATTAAATGAAAGATCGAATtatgatgtttttatttccatgatTACTCCCATTCTGACACTAGCCTAtagaaatgcacttttttttttttttttttaaagcaattggATCAAAGCTTCAAGTCTTTCTAAAACATTCTGtagacacatttaaaaaaaaaaaagtttttaatacTGCATTAATTTTAAATGAATCTGTATATTTTTCTACtatagtcatgaaaatatgttttaaaaaaaaaaaagtaaataaaggaTGTTCTGTACTGACTGTAATACTACGGTGAATCtgatccatttatttatttattatttttttaattgccttttTACTGTATAGTATATGTGTGGAATCGGGAGAGCGTGTGCGCCATCATCCTCGCACGGAAATCAATAGCAGTAACAGTAAATGCCACTTTTACGACAAGCCAGCATCTTGCGCAtggttgtaataaaaaaaaaaaaaaaaaaaaa is a genomic window containing:
- the gxylt1b gene encoding glucoside xylosyltransferase 1 isoform X2; the protein is MRRYIRALLMCAVFVVFSGFYVYSTLFEWDVSAGGNGAAKRIYVPLRVPGSRHGDADKTKPQSSHRKNRYIMRQRSQLEVVAGQSRAHPTRMHLAVVACGERLEETVTMLKSAVLFSIERLQMHIFAEDQLHAGFMEALESWPAFIRSRFNYTVYPIRFPSGNAAEWKKLFKPCASQRLFLPLILKDVNALVYVDSDILFLQPVDRLWDFLSRFDSAQLAAMAPEHEEPRIAWYSRFARHPFYGRTGVNSGVMLMNLTRMRNGFFKNDMTSVELRWEELLMPLLQKYKLNITWGDQDLLNIIFHYNPELLLEFPCQWNYRPDHCIYGSNCASAEDNGVYVLHGNRGVYHDRKQPAFRAVYEAIRKYPFGADPASTLLAPLEKDLLQSTHTYCGKSHALFTKALARGLAGVNGKTVHEQ
- the gxylt1b gene encoding glucoside xylosyltransferase 1 isoform X1, translating into MRRYIRALLMCAVFVVFSGFYVYSTLFEWDVSAGGNGAAKRIYVPLRVPGSRHGDADKTKPQSSHRKNRYIMRQRSQLEVVAGQSRAHPTRMHLAVVACGERLEETVTMLKSAVLFSIERLQMHIFAEDQLHAGFMEALESWPAFIRSRFNYTVYPIRFPSGNAAEWKKLFKPCASQRLFLPVSKKMKRTFYRGVILVFFFFFVSQLILKDVNALVYVDSDILFLQPVDRLWDFLSRFDSAQLAAMAPEHEEPRIAWYSRFARHPFYGRTGVNSGVMLMNLTRMRNGFFKNDMTSVELRWEELLMPLLQKYKLNITWGDQDLLNIIFHYNPELLLEFPCQWNYRPDHCIYGSNCASAEDNGVYVLHGNRGVYHDRKQPAFRAVYEAIRKYPFGADPASTLLAPLEKDLLQSTHTYCGKSHALFTKALARGLAGVNGKTVHEQ